The Drosophila innubila isolate TH190305 chromosome 2L unlocalized genomic scaffold, UK_Dinn_1.0 4_B_2L, whole genome shotgun sequence genome segment ATAAAAAGTCGAacgctaataataataattctatataataattgataaacaaaaaaatagtgtCATTAAGCTTATTATAGTTGACTTgaaaaattcagttaaaacTGCTTTAATTTATACTAAGATTAGGATTAAAATGAATCTCCACAGTGTTGTCGAAACTGTGACCCCAGGCGACAGTGACTGCAAAACTGTTGTGTATATTCGATATGTAAACTAACGACTCTCCTGCTCTCCCGCTCTCTTTTTGACTCTCCACAGCTTACATCACGTGTTTGAGGTGACGGCAACATTGTAGCTGAACATCACGCGCTCAAACGAAACGCTCTCTGAGAatcgtctctctctctctctcccgaTATATTCGCCTGCTCACTGAGGTGGCCATGTTTTCGCTACAGCAGCTGATCAAAGCTACAGCCGCAGCGTCGTCAGGTAGCGGCGGCGTGGGCGGCGCTATAGATCTATATAAGTTCCTCAGGCAACTCAGCAGCAGCGCTGCCACACGCGGCAGCGGCGTGACGTCAACATCAGCTGaagctacaactacaacgacaactacaGCAATACCAAAGCAATCTAGTCAAGCGCCGTCGAGCGAATTCCACTTCAGCGACAGCGTCAGTCACAATTCGCCTTTGCCAGCGCACGGTTGCTGTTCGAGcgaatcgaaatcgaaattgaaatcggagtcggagtcggcgCACGACGTGAATATAATACCAAAGCAATTTGTACGCAATATATTGCAGCAACGCAGCCAGGACATACAGCGATTCATTCACACGCAGCGCAACGTTGACAACGCCAAATCCTCCTcgcatcatcagcaacaacaaacaacaaagtttgCCATGTCCTCACTGGCAGCAGAGCCTCTTCAGGCTGAGATCTCCTCCAGcgatggcagcaacaacactaatGCCACAGTGGCAGTAACCGATGGCACCTCCTGCCACGAGACTGTCTCCAGCCCTGGCCAAAAACCCTGCTTCAATTCTGGCCTTGCCGACATTCTGCAGTTCATGGAGCTCATTGGCAACCTCAAGGTAAGCAGacacttatttaaaaaaaaaatcaaagagcaacaaaaacgaaaacaaaccAGTTTCTTCAGTCTTCTTCTCACACGTGTGCTCATCGATTTTTCCCCTAGTCAGCATAGAACCAACCCCAGGAGCAGCGTTTTCTCTacctcttctcttttttttttgttgtgattCATTTTGATTCCGTCGCATAGTCAGCATTATTTTcggttgttttcatttttcgaCTCGTATGTTGATTATTATGGCGTGTATTATCGCGTGACTCTtagattaatttttgttgctttttattatttttttttttgtgaaagcgtaattgttgtattttaagGTGGAGGTGGATGTTTCAATGTCTAACGCaaggtttttattttcgtttttgatTTTGA includes the following:
- the LOC117780020 gene encoding uncharacterized protein LOC117780020; protein product: MFSLQQLIKATAAASSGSGGVGGAIDLYKFLRQLSSSAATRGSGVTSTSAEATTTTTTTAIPKQSSQAPSSEFHFSDSVSHNSPLPAHGCCSSESKSKLKSESESAHDVNIIPKQFVRNILQQRSQDIQRFIHTQRNVDNAKSSSHHQQQQTTKFAMSSLAAEPLQAEISSSDGSNNTNATVAVTDGTSCHETVSSPGQKPCFNSGLADILQFMELIGNLKHTKRTGWVLRDVNDCESISGHMYRMSMLTFLLDGSEGLNQIRCMELALVHDLAESLVGDITPFCGVSKDEKRAMELKAMEDICKLIEPRGKRIMELFEEYENAESAESRFVKDLDRLDMVMQAFEYEKRDNCLLKHQEFFDSTEGKFNHPFVKKLVNEIYEQRDLLAKAKGATPPPAIEVPRMELTSPTKLSNGQGSSS